In the Arachis hypogaea cultivar Tifrunner chromosome 20, arahy.Tifrunner.gnm2.J5K5, whole genome shotgun sequence genome, AATTTAAATCGGTAAATTCtcgtaaaaatatttattttgataaatattatatttattttatttattaaaataaaaaatccgacCAGTAGGGGAaagtaaaatttgaattttattctagttttatttataggttaaaattttttttttaaaactcaatCATATTTTTAGAATCTCTCCACTCTAATTCTACTAATATCCTAAAGTTCTCAATCTTACCTTATCCAATCTTATCtccagcaaaatcaaaacttttaaataaatataaaatttaattattctatattttatacatattaataaaataaaaataaaaaattaaatttaaattaaaattaaaaataataaaattttaaaaaaatttaacatatacaATTATAAATAACATGATCATCAagttcttaataaaattaaaataatataaataaaaataaatattttatcatttttttctaattttaaatttttgtaagttgcaatattactttttaaataacaaacatactaaattaataatttaaataattagcttaataattattttaattttttttaaaatatcatcgtATAATATATTAGAAGTGTCATCCTATCCTATCCTATTCATAGCGAATCGGATTAAATCAGATTGAGTATCCGCAAGTATGATATACGATGCCAGTCCTACAAAAAAGTTACTTTTCCCCCATTTGGTTTTTACGTAGGTTTCTGTTCTCTTTCCAACTTCATCAAGTGtggttatgtaaaaaaaaaaacaaacaaacaaacaaaaaaacaaaatctaGCGTTCTGAAAGAAATTAATTGTCTTACTGTATTGcttatattttttggatatattATAATTTTGTCATTTCCTAATAATTGTCCTAACAAGAAATATATAGACTaaaaaaaccaacaaaatatTCCTAAATAGTCATTTGGACTGAATACATTGCAATAGCAGGctctaattttattattcttcCATTAAGTAATGGTGTCTTGTTCAAAAAATTAAGGgacaagataaaataagatagtgGAACTCAGGTTTTCTACACATGTACTAAAATTCTAACTGTTCTCTACTCCATCTATAAATAAATTACTTATGCTCATCACCATCATATGGTTTCACAGTTCATCTCACAACACACATCATATATATGCATTATCCTTGCACCTAAGTGAAATCTAACATAGTTCTTGCAACTAATCTTAAGTTGGCCCTCCTTTATTTAACAATTCAAAAAACATTATACGTTAAGGCCAATTCTATGATGAAGAGGTTTTTGCATGCATAGAATGAAGAGAACTAGAGAAGTATTTAAtctcattttaaaaataaataaaaataaaatgatatattttgtgtGATAGCTATCCAACCATCCCTCGTTGAGAATTATCTCTTCATCGTTTTCCCTGTCCATCATAGCATGCACAATgcaaaaaacataaaaactccATTAATATTACATTAATTCCAATAATAGAACAAAGTCAACTAAGAATGCAAAAATATGACATAGAAACGCATGAActgttttttcttattattacatATTCATAAAGAAACAACTAGCCAGCAATCCTTAATTGAGCATAATAGTAGAGGCCAATCCTTAATTATCCTTTCAACCAAGTCAGAAACCTGCTTAAGTTCTTTGAAGAAGTACTTCCTTCTTCCATATTCTGCTTTAGCTTCTCCATCAGCTTATGAGACCTTGATCTCGTATTCTCATTACTAAGCAACTGATCCACTTTTGCCTTTATCTCTTTACGTGACACTAATCCCTTTTCATCCGAATCAAATGCCATCCCAACCTTCAATGTATCACAAACATAATTCTTGTTGAAAAGTTGGTCTGCGAAATACGGCCAACACAGGAGAGGCACTCCATTAGACAAAGCCTCTATGGTCGAATTCCAACCGCAATGACTTACAAAACAAGCTATAGCAGGGTGACTTAGCACCTTCTTTTGAGGAGCCCATCCAGTTATTTTACCTCTATAACCCTTGAATTCAAGAGGGAGACACATTTTATTGGTGCAATTAGGATCTTGACGCACAACCCAAAGAAAAGGTCTATTGGTGAGTTCAAGTCCAAGTGCAAGTTCTGTGAATTGTCTTTGGTCAAGTAGTGTGTGACTACCAAAGGCAACATAAACTACAGAACAATGAGGTTGTTGATCTAGCCAACTCATGCAAGATATATCTTCTTTCCAGAATTGTCCAGATGATTTTGTAGTTGCCCTTGTCAATAATGGGCCTATTGGCGATAATAGCTTTGGTACTAAGGAAAATGCTTCAGGTTCAAGTTCTTGAATGCTGTTACAGAGATACCACTCTGTCAAATTTGAATGACGCATGCAGTGCACCACATATTTAAACATTCTCTTTTCAACTGACGGATCAAAGAGATTTCGCCACCAACTAGATCCGATGTCCATACCAGGAATGTAAGAGGATAACCATAATGGTTTTTTTGAGATCTCAAATCCTGCAATTCAAAACAAGATAAACTTATTTTTTAACCAAAGGAATACAACATGTGTGTGTGAGACTGTGAGATGTGATGTGatattaataaaattagagaAAGTCTAGGGCCACCAGATTTTATGGTTTTTAGCTTACTatgatgtttttaatggtgtgagattgcatCTAATAGTGTAgaatcattcaatttttttttatggttaagtgctgaccagaatttaacaaaagtgCTGGCCTCCTAACACTTCTCATAAAATTATTGGGAGCCACTTGAATAAAGACGTCTAAAACATAAAGATGTtttctaataattaaaatttaacacatataattgattaaatcgtgttatttttgtcaaaattaagccAAAAAAGTTAATTTGActaaaaaaatggtgaatcaaatcttaaactggtctaaattaatattttttttataaaaattgactACAATAcgcttattataaaaaatgactaaaatattcctattatatatattaattttgataattctaAATTCTAGCACTTTACTTCTTGTCATAggattaaaatttaaagtttttaaaattaatatatatataggatattttagttattttttataatagaaatattatagtcattttctataaaaaaaatattaatttagaccagttcaaaatttaatttattaattttttggttaaactgatttatctgatctaattttaataaaaataacacattttaatcaattatatatgttaaattttaattattaaaaaccatcaaaaatatttttaatatctttatctCAGTGGCTCCTAAAATTATTTACCAAAGACTATTTTATACTGTGAATACATTCAAAAAACATTTTATGTTactaatacatcaaaattaaactctaatattATATACATTACCATCAGAGTCTAAGATGCCATCAGCAATAAGTTTGGGAGCGTTATACTGCAACACAAACATAGATGCTGCCGCAGGCCAAAATAATGCACCT is a window encoding:
- the LOC112784557 gene encoding UDP-glycosyltransferase 83A1; amino-acid sequence: MISTPTVLVVPYPAQGHVNPMMSLSHKLVEHGCNIIFVNSDFNHKRVVRSMENNNGSPSPIKLVSIPDGLGPDHDRVHLGELCDSVLRTMPSELEKLIEDLQLNEGIKVTCIVADVIMGWALEVARKVGIKGALFWPAAASMFVLQYNAPKLIADGILDSDGFEISKKPLWLSSYIPGMDIGSSWWRNLFDPSVEKRMFKYVVHCMRHSNLTEWYLCNSIQELEPEAFSLVPKLLSPIGPLLTRATTKSSGQFWKEDISCMSWLDQQPHCSVVYVAFGSHTLLDQRQFTELALGLELTNRPFLWVVRQDPNCTNKMCLPLEFKGYRGKITGWAPQKKVLSHPAIACFVSHCGWNSTIEALSNGVPLLCWPYFADQLFNKNYVCDTLKVGMAFDSDEKGLVSRKEIKAKVDQLLSNENTRSRSHKLMEKLKQNMEEGSTSSKNLSRFLTWLKG